Within Vicia villosa cultivar HV-30 ecotype Madison, WI unplaced genomic scaffold, Vvil1.0 ctg.003162F_1_1, whole genome shotgun sequence, the genomic segment ttgtttacacagaatattagtTACATTATTTACACATAAACTAAAATATAAGTTTTCAATCTACGAGTATAAATGTTTGGCAAATATGATTCATCATCGTCACGGTTATTCTTTGAGAAGAACAAATATGATTCAAGTTGAATGGTTTTGCACGGAACTAATTTCTAATATAACATGAAAAAGTTGGATACATAACATAAAATTTCATTCTAGTTAAAAGATAAGATATTATGTAAGAACATATAAACCTGGATCCAATTTTCTTCTGCACTTGCAATCAATCTCCGAGACCTAGGTTGCATACCAACTGGTTCTTTAATGGCAATTAGTTGAGATGGTGTTTGCGTTCTTATTGAATGTAAATGGTTTCACAAGATATCATCCAATATATGGAGTGGTGTTGTTTGTGTTCTTATTGGTTTAGAGGTCTTCTTGTCGATTGATGTGTTGAGAATATATTGAGCATTGTTACTTTATGAATGTATGGCATGGATGAGTTCTAGGATACTTTATGAATGTATAGTCCTCGGTTTTGACTAAACACGAGGGAaactgttatttttttaattaaaaaataaaataaaatagggactTACCCCTCAGTTATTAACAAAACCGAGGAAATACatcatttaatttataaataaaaaataaaaacaaatgcaTCATTTTTTCTTCGGTTTTGGCATTTAACTGGCAGGTTAAATAacattgagtttattatatcgaATGTGGATGGTTTATTTCATTAAACAATGACTGAATATATAACTTCTCTCTggttagaaaaataattatatgaacaatTGTGTCATATATGAAGAACAACTTACACGAATAAATGATTTTCTAGCATCCTCTAATTCATCATTCATCTCATactttttaattgttaaaatctCTTCAATCTTTCAAGTGTTTTATTCAACATACACTTCAACTAATTCATTCTTGAAAGTACAGATTTGATGCTTTGAAAAATGAACAAATATGATAGGATGTTGAATAAAAACTATAAGTATTGGAGATGTTTTAACAACTAAAAAGCATGAGATAAATGATGAGTTGCAGAATGCTTGAAAAACATTAATCAATGTAAGATATGTTTCAAATACAACATAATTTTTCATATGATTCTttccaaaattaatttaataggttatatgttcaaagaagggttagtgaaacaaacaatcaGCTTTAGATATAATAAATTCAGTTCGACAGAACAAGATGAGATCAACACAAAAAACAGAATCTGAATATCAATATCAATACTCAAACtcaataacaacaaaaatgttaaagaaaaatattttggttTTATGAAAAAGAAACGAGAGTCCTAAATACATATCATCTTCGTATTGAAGATGATATGTGTTTGAGATGGATCTCGTGTAGGCTCTCTTGTTcaaagttttattttaaatttaagacAAGTGAAACTGAATGCTACATGCTAAAGATTTATATATCAGGAAAACAATTTCACCTCGATTGGGAAAAAAATCCAAGTTAAAAATGGCTTATTTatagattaaaaaatatatattcaataaAACGTcacttttaattacataaaaacaCAATTTGATGGAGCTGGAATCGAAGCATGTATACTGAATTAGTTAACCTTCAATTTTTAGGAAAAACCAATAAAATATAGTATATATTTGTTTAAGAAAAAAACATAACGCTTACAAAGATATATATCTAATATCTCAGTTTTATGATATACAAGGTGAAATAGTTATCggaaaaaatgagttttttagTAGTTTTTGGTTTTTTGTTTGTAGCTTTTGATACATCTTGTTCTATTTTTTACATTTGTACTATATTGGGCTCAtccataatttctcatttttattatatataattatatttatctttaaaaaaacaatatttatatcAATGAGGGAGAAAGTAGTAAGGGTCAACGTTTTTTACATCATGAGTATTGAAAATACAATATCCGATGGGGTTGAATATGCTCTTAATAAATTGAAAGAGTATATAATAGTGCGGTTGATATATGTAAAAATGTGAATAATTAATAGTACGATACAATTCAAACATATTGAGATTTAAGCTTCATTTTAGAAAAACCACTAAAAATATCATGCATACACACATGGGTATgcaataaaatctaataattaatCCTCGCGAAGAATTAGGGATGTCAACGACATATGAAATGTTCGAAGAATGCTTCTCCATTCTCCGCCCTATCCTTAATTTATTCTTCATTCCCATCTCCAATTTTCGCCACGGGGAGATATTTACCCCATCCTCATCTCCGCGGAGATCACGgaaaatcaatattaaattttttttatactctctgatcaaaactatgacactaaTATTTCGTTATTATCATATATTTAAAGAGTAATTACTATACGCACATTGAACAAAGAGCGTGATTGTTGTGGTGATGATGAAGGGAACGCAAAAGATGATGAATGGAGAAGACAAAATAATTGAGAAAAGAAAATGAGGAGACGATCTGTAAAATGTATTGGGTGCACTTTCTAGAGTTAGGTACTTGTAGTGAAACAATAGATTATACAAtaacacataaaaataaaatgctacACTAATGactcattttctaatacattaatatttttttatgtaaacTTTTATATTACATAttatacaaattaatttaaaaggTGACATGACAATGTGTCGTCGGAGAACTTTTTCCTCCATCCCTGTCCCTACAGGAAAAAATCTTCAACTTCGGTGCTCCAAACAGATCATCCCCACATGAATCTCTATTAATTGATTCAAATTGACATCCCTACTAAGAATGATGATgtggaatttatttaatttttcaacaaaatattgtataaattgaaataaaaatataaaaaatttaaacaaatttgtattttattaaaacaagtgatatatatatatatatatatatatatatatatatatatatatatatatatatatatatatatatatatatatatatatatatatatatatatatatataggggacgactcaagtgagaacacttggttattatgagaaatgagaacaatgaatcacggtcaataaattcatataaatgttttttcacatatttttctttaaaacaaATTTCATTTCTAAAAAGTTCTACTCCttgaaaataaataattcatatttaaatatttgatgtgtttttattttatttttaaactattAAACCACTCACTGTCCACATGCTTCGATAGtaagtaaagttttttttttccgtTTATAAGTAGGAAGTTGAGCTTTATTTAAACAaagtttcaaatttcaaattttatttccttttataaGTGGTAACAAGCTTTACTTAAACAAAGTTTTAAATTTCAATAAAAGTCTTAAATCTAAGgggttaaaaaaatccaaaaacttaATCGAACTACCGAACCCAACTGAAACTAAAATAACTGAACCATTATATTTGAGAAGTGAACCAAACCATAATGTAGAAAAACATTACTAAAATCGAATTGAAACTGAAACCAAAACTGAAACTAAAGTCAAACCGAActtaaattgaatttgaaaaatacttaaaacaagtttttttttttaaaattgaattagaGTTTAACCGTTTGATTTGAGAAAATTTTTCTCTAAcggttcaaaatttcaaaaacaatattaataaattaaaacgaTTGTGTTCTTTCCTCCAACCATCCGGAAACATCGCTTCACCTCTTCTTTCATTGTACCGTAGCGAAGGCAGGCGGTGTGGGAGAAAGTCTATATTTGGTTGGGAGATGAAGTGGAGTTTAACTTGGAAGAATTCAAGAGCTTCGGTTGCATTCAAGAAAAGGTGAAGAAACACAACATTAGAGTTAAATTAAACTCCATTTGGTTAGCTATAATTTGGTGTATTTGGTTGATGAGAAATGCTATTATCTTCGAAAACGCTTCTTATAGCTTTGAAACGGTAATCTCCAATATTTTGTTTTACTCTTGGAGATGGTTAGGTGGTAGTGAGTCTATTTCTAGGACCTCCTTTTATAATTGGTATAAATTGCCTTTAAATTGTTTTAACTCTTTATAAAGTttctttgtaagggttgcacccctagtgcgatatcttataaaattgcttattaaaaaaaaaaattaaaacggttcagtttttaataaattaaaatggtTCAATTTAGCtcgaataaatttttattataattcagTTTGATTCGGTTTAACTTTTTCACAAATTGTCCTATGAACAACCCCACTTATATCCTATTCTTTTTATGTAACAATAACAAAGTTAATTTTGCGCTAACACACAGCATTTTTGTTGCGGCAAATGGATATGTAAATAATTATGGAGTATATAGATTGACAGTGATGAATCGCACCGAAAAGAATTCACTGGACCACTGCACTATCgaatggatatgaaaatgatACATCATTGGTTCGCACTAAACAGTATTCCTCTATATGAGGCTGAAATAAATTTACCTTACATAGTATGGTATGATTCTCAAACCTAAGACACCCACTAACGTTACGTTTTATTGGCTACTGCTGAAACATAAATTATGATGTATTTTGACACGTGTCGACGAATTATCACATAGACAAGTGTTTGTTCATACCCTTTATTCATCTTGATACGACTGAGATTCATTGTAGTCCATAATTCTCCAATTTACACATTTGTTAATTATCAGCCGTCCGAATAAAATCGTGTtctaatttttttgttgttgacaAAGATCGTGTTCTTAAattattaaacaaaaatattagagagtaaatttaaaatagaattaCTTAATAGTTAGACTTCAAGAAATTTGTTAGGTATTTAAGAGTTTTATTAGAAATAATTTGTTATCTTTGCAATTTATATAAATGTTGGCATCTATTGTATTTGAATTAATATTAGATATTGAAAGTAGTttgtttaatttctattatggTATTCGAAAAAATAAATTGGAGATGAAGAATATCCTAAAACTGGAAAGAAAGAATATGGGCGTGATTGAAAATACTGCATAAACAACAACATGCTACATAATAATTTCTGCACCTATTAATTACATACCTATTTCAACCGTTTGTTAACTGCCTTTTTGGTAATACTTCTATTAtaacttcatttttcatattATTCTCTTCTAATTCAATTCGAAATGTTATATATTCAGTAGGAGTTGGAAAAACACTCAAACAACATATGATTTAATAAACTCATCTTTTATGACATGTTGACTGAACAATGAAAGCTGCAATGTACAAAGAATAACATTAACAATAACATACCTCAACAAATACATCAGAAATACCAAAAACATGTATAAAAAATCAACTACTTACCTCAACATAcctcaacaaaatcatcatcataccTCAACAAAAACATGTATAAAAACCAAAACAACAACTTACCTTAACGATATAACAACATACCTCGCCAAAAAGCATCAACATacctaaccaaaaacatttaCAATAACCCAAACCACAACATACGAcctataaaaaaataacatatgtcaacaaaaacatcaacataactcaacaaaaacatcaaaaataacaaaaacaccAACAACCTAACCAAACAATGAAATAACTAAACAAAAATCCACAACATACAACCTATAAAGGTTTACCGTCTCAACAAGAAAATTAAGAaaccataaagaacaattttgaacaacaacaacaacataactcATAACATGAATCGTGGAAATGTTTGACGTGACTGGAATTTGTAGAGTAAGTAAAAAaaagttagttttttattttcACCTTGCATGCATGTTTCGTGACACCTTTCCTTGATCCATACTAGTTGGAGAAGATATGTTGGAGTTTTATGAAGTAATTATGTGCAAACCTTAATGGAAATTAGGATAAGGAGTGAGAGAGATGTTATGGTTCTATGTTGGTGTTCTGTACAGAAATGAGAAAAATTTCGCTTATATATAGGTAATACTTTTCACCACAGTTGATAGTATCACCCATGATGAAATGATTATAATTAACACGTATGTCGGGTGTTACCGAGGTACATTTCACAACGGTTTCTACTACAACCATGTTGAAAagtagtttaattttaatatgatTATAAAAATTAAGGGGACCCACCCTTTTGGaaatgaaaaaaagaagagaaattgaTGTGTTGAGATTCGAATGTGTCGTTCTTTAACCTATCTAGACTGTTATTAGTTTGGAATGTGATGAAGAgtgttttaataataaaagaaaataaaggtgCCTATAGATGAGTTATTACTTCGGTGAAATAAATGACCAAAGTAAGAAGATGTTACGAAATATATATTTTGTAGTATTATATGCACATATAACCACTTTTGTTGTGATTTGTTTTCTTTATTAGTGTTACCTTTACTATGGGGTTTTGATTGACTTAGTTTTACATGTACTAATGGTGTTTATGACAACATGCCTACGTCCTTCATATCTTTGCATGACAATGACTAAAATAATATGGTAAAAATCTAATCATTGTTGGAAGAAAGCATTAAATGATAACATGGATTTCACAtatatgattaaaattaattattcaaaGCGAACTCGGCATTGTTTATTCATCTAGGTGGTCGTGTGTTGGCTTGTTAACACTAGCTCTGTGATAGGTCACAAGTATACGGTTATATCGAGTAATATAAAGAGTTATCATTATCCATAGAGACCAAATATCACGTAGTGTTATCTATTGTTTCTATGTGTATCTAAGGTTATGCAAAAACTAGCTTTTGTGCAAAAAATGAAAGATAATGAATTTAATTCAATATTAAAATAAGAGtccaaaacaaatatttctcTAGCAATTTTGCTCATAGGACTCGCAACACCTAATCATAACAAAAATTATGTTTTTGTAGAAAATACTAAACTAGTGATAGCACCCACTTTCCTCGGCGTGTCACCAGACCTTAAACCCGCAATGCTTTCCTCTAACAATGATTAAAATTTTCACCATATTTTCATTCTAAGTGCTTCTACTTTCATAGCAAGTCTTTAAAGTCTttagtttttttgaaatagaaacttctaaataatattttcatTCTCGTTAATCTTAAATATCTACGCTACTCGCACGAATTCTATCAGCAAAATAGTCCTCGTGTTTCAGACTCTAAAGTAGACTACTGAAACATGGTtattaaataaatagaatatgATTTAAAGATTCCATCATAGAAAATGATAAAGAATTGAACCTGAAAATAAGGTGTTGCAATAGGTAGCTTTTACCAAGGAATACAAAACTACATAATGAAATTACAGCAGAAGAAAAAtacttgaaacttgaaacttgcataAAACTGAAGTGGAGAATTTTGTCATGAATTTAATGCAAAATAAAGTTTGGACCCCTTACAATTTGTTACATCCTTGTTTTAATATTTCTCCTAGCTCTTAGTGGTTGTTAGAATAAGTAAAAACCATATAGAGAAAATGCTACAACTGTTGGAGAAAAACATGGAAAATGATATTCTGGAAGTCATGACGATCGTTATGTTCCAAGATGAGTTTCCAGTGAtgatttaaaaattcatattttaaattcATGACGGGCGTCATGGAAGATGACAATCTGCCAGTCATATTTTTAAATACGAAATTTGATTCCATGACCGGTGTCACTCTATGAATCATCTGTGTTTATTGGATTATCATTTATTCAAGGTCACCTGCATTCACCAAGTTACAAATATTCACGTTGGATCTATTATGAGCACTGGCTGTCTATTGTGCTGACTAATATATATTATCTCTATTATGCCGCATTAACTTTGAGAAGTTCATTTTGACGTATTTTCTTCTTTATGCTAATACACCATTATACTGTTGTGCAGTAAAGATTCTAGTTTTATTACACACTTTAGAAGTGTATGTCattgttgtatttttttttttgggaagcAATAAGATTTCATTAAACCCAAAAACAGTTACAGACAAGACATCCCTCCAATTAACGGGTACTAGCAATTATCATACATTTTTCACCATTAAAATGATATAAATCTATTGCTATTTTTATTCTATAATAACATAAAAGAGTATAATTAaaattacataaaatatattatttaaattctctTTCCAAGCCAACGAAGTCTCATCATCGAGTATAATTTCCGGCTTTTTACGGGGAAAAACCCACACAACACCTTCAAGTCCTGCATCACAATAATTCATAGTtaacaatattataaaaaatttaaaaaggatgaaaatatattAGATTCTAAACACACCattcattcttcttgcttcttttTTGGTTAGATTTATGACAAATCCATTCCAAATATTCCAGTTGAAGGTGAGAATGGGCCTTGATGCCGAGTCACTAAAATCATAGACAAAAACAAGTTAGAGAATTCTGTATTCAACTTTGTGTTGGATAAATAATAATTCACCACAATAATATGGTTTGCGACTAATTGATTATCTAAAAGTGAGAAAATTACGTCACCTATTAGCAGCTTGATGTATCAATCTATTGTATCGAAGCAGCAAACCAGATTTATTTTCCGAATAAGGTTCGGTAAGGATAGTATACATCTGCATTTTTAATTCAACATATGTCATGATaaacaaaaaatatgaaataaaagtatTGAAAACATAAATAAGGAAAATTGATAACAACTTGCCTTCAGGTCATTTTGTTGATATGGTGAATAATATTTGACCAAAACTAACGTGAATAGTGTGACTACCGTTACGCTGAGGAGAAACAAAATGATACTGAAAGTCACAGACGTGCCCTTCATTGTAAACCTAATATTGAAAACAAAATGTTAAAAGTGAAAAATGTTAATAAATTTCACACAGTTATAAaaccttttttatttataaaagtgAACAAACAgtcaaattaaaattcaaaaagagaaaaaaaactgaaaaagatgataaatcaaaacaaaaattacTCACCTGGGTTCAACGATGGTGATACTCTAATAAAAGTTTaactaaaaaaactaatatttgtaactaaaaaaaactactaactattctaaaaaaacatttttttttggagttttttgaaatatattgcaaattaaaataataatacaaatattagataaataaaaaaaacaacatagaAACATGTGCTAAAAAAAGATAATAAGAAAGAGATACAAATAATAAGAACCATGGAAACTCAAATTCGTGAAACCAAACCCAACAACTAGGACTTTGGCAGCTTTATCGACCCAACAATCTACTCTAAAACATCTGCTAGTTGAGACTGACCAATGTTTAAAATCCAGAATAAAAAGATCAACAAATCTCTAACATAGAAACCTGATATGAGGATGAAAAGGTGATCAATTCTATAAGATCTCAAGCGAGCAAAGATAGGAGATCTTGGATGATTATAACTTCAATTACACTCAGACAAGCAAAGATAGAAGCTCTCCAACAAGTATGGCTTTGAGTTTTCTGGAGAATATAGCAGCAAGTTATATGGTGTTTAAAGAATGCACTTTAGGTGAGAAAAGATAAGGTAAGGTCAGGCTTGAGTAAGACCTATTCTTTATTATAGACTTATTTTCTAGCCAAGCCATTTTAATAGTTTGATATGACCTAAAACACTACTTAAATTCCTGTTTCacattaaaatttcaaatattcCATTTTACCTAGAAAACAAAGTCTTTTTATACTATTTAGCtcattttctaatatatatatatatatctatatatagagACTGACCTATCGAATAATTTCGGAGGCATCATAAACATACAGTTAAAGCATACAACGATTCGAATTCAACGAAAGCAAGTAAAGGAGAATACCGTCTCGGATGTTACGAGTTCCTCTCAAATCCTTTGAAGCTGAGCCGAATTGTTGCGGTGAAGGAGATTTGTTGCCGATCCAAAGGTCTAGGCGTTGAAGCTGTTGGTGCTGATCGAAGGTTGCCTTTGTGCGCTAAATGTTGTCGAACGTTTCTGAATCGAACTCGCAAAAGCTTGTTGAAGATTGCGGATCCGAAAGTGTTGCAATCGGTTGAGGCTCGTGCAGATGTGGTGTTGTTATTGATTCGGTTGTGAAGCAAGTGGAAGTCGCAGTGATGAATTTGTTGAGAGTTGTGTTGGTGCGACTTGCGAAGGTGCTATTCTGATACGTATGGATTTATTATTGTGCTGATAAGGAAAGTTTGTGAAGGTTTTGAAGGAAAGTTGTTTGTGGTATGGTGTGAAGTTTTGGTTTATCTCTCTGGTGAGTACTATCTTGGTAGTCTTGTTATATAGGTGAGTGATTAGGGTTTTCATGAGAATTTTGAGAATGAATTGAGGATAAGTAACCTAAAAGTAACCTATTTTTTCTTATAAGGATTTTTTTCTTATGATAAAAGTTTGAAGGCACGTCTTAACTGATTTCTTTTTCAAAGTGATGATACTTCAAAAGTAAGAAATATGAAAAAAAGAGAGAACACATACATTTTAAAGTGAAAAGTTAATTAGTGTTAGAACGTGGATGAGTTATTAACATTGTGACTTAGACACTTAGTGGAGTGATGTAGTGGAATTGAATATGAACTACAAAGCATAACTGTAATTCATCATTATACCCAAAAACTTCTCACACTACATAAATTATTACTATAATAACTTCTCACAAAATCCCAGTGATGTTCTctcttattatttttgttatttattaattaattaatcgatgaaaaatttattattcaaagAAATAGAGCATGATTATAATTAATttgatgatttttatttataataagagttgtgatattaaattttatttaataaattaattgctAAATTTCACAAAAGAGAGGGGTTTAGAAAGAGTGGTTCGTTTAAtggttttttttattgttaagcaagatatatttataataagAGGAATTGAAAGGACAATGATTCATGTTACGATGATAAGAGATGTTTTTGGTTCAACATTTTTGCAACATGGGATAACGTGCTTTCACTTTTGTTACTTAATCTATGAAATATGTCGTTTTTAGCGTGCTATACTCATCAACTGATGGCCACCACCCGCGTCTCTACTTTTTCAGGCCACAATGCAATATTAGGGTTGCTTGTAACTTTGTCTTCTTTATTCTACTTAATCTAAAAATTGACTAATGGTCTATTGTGAAACACATCAATCTCTTGAAGTTGAACAATTTTTGAAGGACTAAATATATTTGACTCTTTCTATCCATCTTGTAAAACAACAATCTCTTCCTTTCTGTTTAAATTgtgagtttatttatttttttaaaatttttttacttattattttCCTTCGTAAAATTCAAAATACTGGATTATtcaaaatattgtaaataaaaaTGGTAAATAAGGGAACACTGCCTCCATGGGTCGAGGGCGTCCGAAAAAGACGGTGCCTCCGCCACGGAAAGATTCCAGTACTGCGGTGAAACTTGCTCCTGCTGAGTGTTCTGGGCATTCAGCTCATGTTGCTCCTGATGCTGAAACTACAAATCTGGTCAGTACAAGGAAGAATGATGAGATTACTCGAGTTGAGGAAACTAATTTGGGGAAATCCTCTAAGAGTGCAGAAACCCTAGCGGCCAAAGTTGTTGAAGGGAGGAAGCTATGGGTAGATGTTTTGAATGATAATCGAAATCCAGCGAAGGGTAGACAGATGAAGTTTATTGCACCGAAAATTATAAACGGAGATATTGAGGTGGAAATTGAGGTTGAGGATATCATTGAAGAGCTGCAATTTTGGCAACCGTCCCTTGTTCTCTATGCATTGGGTGGAGAACTTAGCATGAATGCTGTTAAGAACTTTATGATAAAGAGCTGGAACTTTGTCCAACTTCCCGATATGTACTACCATGAAGAGGGATACTTCATCCTTCGATTCAAGTCGTTTAAGGAACGAGATGATGTTTTGATGCAAGGGCCCTATACTATTCGTAATATGCCCCTTCTGATACGCGAATGGAGACCGGATTTTAATCTCAAGGATGATCTGTTGCGCACTCTACCCATATGGGTGAAATTACCTCATCTTCCTCTTTACCTATGGGGTGAGGTTAGCCTTAACAAGATTGGTAGTGCATTGGGTACTCCAATTGTAACAGATGAATGCACTGCGAACCGGCTTCGAGTTTCATACGCAAGGATTCTGGTTGAAATGGATATTACTAAAGAGCTTCCAAAAACCATTACAATTCGTGATAAGGATGGTGAGAAGATGCTTCAAGGTATTGAATATGAATGGAGACCACTTTATTGTGGAAAATGTCAAAAAGTGGGACACAATTGTGAGAAGATAAAGACTAAAGTGATGCAGTGGAAACCCAAGCCTAAGCCACCAGAAGCTACTATAGAAGAGCCTGCCAAGGTCATTCCTGTTGATGTAACTGATAAGGTGGAGGTAGTTCCTGCTCAATGGACTGAAGCTACCACCTCAAAGAAGGACAAAGGTAAGAAACCTATGGTTAATTCTCCTGTAGCTGCCGTGTTATGCGATAATGGTTTTGAtgctcttggaattttgaatgatTTGCAAGAGCTTCAAAATACAGGTCAATGATAATTTCTTGGAATGTTAGGGGGTGTATTAAAATGGCTAAGGTAAAGGAGATTAGCTCCCGTCTCCTTGACCTTAGGGCTGACATTAATATCTTGATTGAAACCAGAGTTAAAGTTAATCAAGCAGACTCTATTAGGAATAAGCTTAACCTGGGAGGATTATATGTTGATAACTATAGATTTCATAAAAATGGTAGAATCTGGTTGCAGTGGAACCCAAACAATATTGATATTAAAGTCATTGCTGGATCCAGTCAAATGTTGCACTGTGAAGTTTATGATGTACAGGGTGTTTTCAAGTACTTTATCACTGCCATTTATGCCTTGAACAAGCTGGAGCAAAGGAGGAAACTATGGACTGAGCTAAACAATCTGCAGATTCAAGGTCCTT encodes:
- the LOC131640483 gene encoding uncharacterized protein LOC131640483, whose product is MKGTSVTFSIILFLLSVTVVTLFTLVLVKYYSPYQQNDLKMYTILTEPYSENKSGLLLRYNRLIHQAANSDSASRPILTFNWNIWNGFVINLTKKEARRMNGLEGVVWVFPRKKPEIILDDETSLAWKENLNNIFYVILIILFYVIIE